From a single Saccharomyces kudriavzevii IFO 1802 strain IFO1802 genome assembly, chromosome: 15 genomic region:
- the RPN8 gene encoding proteasome regulatory particle lid subunit RPN8 (similar to Saccharomyces cerevisiae RPN8 (YOR261C); ancestral locus Anc_8.711): protein MSLQHEKVTIAPLVLLSALDHYERTQTKEKKRCVGVILGDANTSTIRVTNSFALPFEEDEKNPDVWFLDHNYIENMNEMCKKINAKEKLIGWYHSGPKLRASDLKINELFKKYTQSNPLLLIVDVKQQGVGLPTDAYVAVEQVKDDGTSTEKTFLHLPCTIEAEEAEEIGVEHLLRDVRDQAAGGLSIRLTNQLKSLKGLQSKLKDIVEYLDKVINKELPINHTILGKLQDVFNLLPNLGTPDEGEMNMQDHDTIKISNNLQKALTVKTNDELMIIYISNLVRSIIAFDDLIENKIQNKKIQDQRIKDKQSKESDDVESGDKEASASLIQQKNKKK, encoded by the coding sequence ATGTCTTTACAACACGAAAAGGTCACGATTGCACCACTGGTCTTACTCTCTGCTTTAGACCATTACGAGCGTACACAGacaaaagagaagaaaagatgcGTAGGGGTCATCCTGGGTGATGCTAATACTTCCACCATTAGAGTCACCAATTCTTTTGCTTTACCATTCGAGGAAGACGAGAAGAATCCTGACGTGTGGTTTTTAGATCATAATTATATTGAAAACATGAATGAAATgtgcaaaaaaatcaatgcCAAGGAAAAGTTAATTGGCTGGTATCATAGCGGTCCTAAATTAAGGGCCTCCGATCTCAAAATTAATGAattgttcaagaaatatACCCAAAGTAATCCATTGTTATTGATTGTTGATGTTAAACAGCAGGGTGTTGGCTTACCAACAGATGCATATGTCGCCGTCGAACAAGTTAAGGATGATGGTACATCAACGGAAAAGACATTTTTACATTTACCCTGTACCATTGAGgctgaagaagctgaagaaattggTGTAGAACACTTATTGAGGGATGTGCGTGATCAAGCAGCGGGTGGTTTGTCCATCAGGTTAACCAACCAATTAAAATCTCTGAAAGGATTACAAAGCAAATTAAAGGATATTGTCGAATATTTAGACAAAGTCATCAATAAGGAATTACCAATAAACCATACTATATTGGGCAAATTGCAAGATGTTTTTAATCTCCTACCAAATCTTGGGACACCCGATGAGGGTGAAATGAATATGCAGGACCATGATACGATTAAGATTTCAAACAACCTACAGAAGGCTTTAACTGTAAAAACTAACGACGAATTAATgatcatatatataagcAATTTAGTTAGATCAATTATCGCGTTTGATGATctaattgaaaataaaatacagaataaaaaaattcaagaccAAAGAATAAAGGATAAACAGTCAAAAGAGTCTGACGACGTTGAGAGCGGTGATAAAGAAGCATCTGCATCATTGATCCAACAgaagaataagaaaaaataa
- the RPT4 gene encoding proteasome regulatory particle base subunit RPT4 (similar to Saccharomyces cerevisiae RPT4 (YOR259C); ancestral locus Anc_8.708), whose amino-acid sequence MSEEQDPLLAGLGETPIDNGAQQPQDQQPEQPQEVEGPNEEEPPRLDPEQEAHNKALNQFKRKLLEHRRYDDQLKQRRQNIRDLEKLYDKTENDIKALQSIGQLIGEVMKELSEEKYIVKASSGPRYIVGVRNSVDRSKLKKGVRVTLDITTLTIMRILPRETDPLVYNMTSFEQGEITFDGIGGLTDQIRELREVIELPLKNPEIFQRVGIKPPKGVLLYGPPGTGKTLLAKAVAATIGANFIFSPASGIVDKYIGESARIIREMFAYAKEHEPCIIFMDEVDAIGGRRFSEGTSADREIQRTLMELLTQMDGFDNLGQTKIIMATNRPDTLDPALLRPGRLDRKVEIPLPNEAGRLEIFKIHTEKVKKTGEFDFEAAVKMSDGFNGADIRNCATEAGFFAIREDRDHITSDDLMKAVRKVAEVKKLEGTIEYQKL is encoded by the coding sequence ATGAGTGAGGAACAGGACCCCCTATTAGCAGGATTGGGAGAAACGCCCATCGATAACGGCGCACAACAGCCACAGGACCAACAACCAGAGCAACCACAGGAAGTAGAAGGGCCAAATGAGGAGGAACCTCCGAGATTAGATCCTGAGCAAGAGGCTCATAACAAGGCCTTGAACCAATTCAAGAGAAAGCTGCTAGAACACAGAAGATACGATGATCAATTGAAGCAGCGCCGTCAAAATATACGAGATCTAGAGAAGCTATATGACAAGACCGAAAATGATATTAAAGCTTTGCAAAGTATTGGACAACTGATTGGTGAAGTTATGAAAGAGTTGTCTGAAGAGAAGTATATAGTTAAGGCCTCTTCAGGCCCACGTTATATTGTTGGGGTGAGGAATTCGGTAGATCGTTCCAAGTTGAAGAAGGGTGTCAGAGTCACTCTGGATATTACCACTTTGACTATAATGAGAATTTTACCAAGAGAAACGGATCCATTAGTGTACAATATGACCAGTTTTGAACAAGGCGAAATCACTTTTGATGGTATCGGTGGTTTGACTGATCAAATTAGAGAATTGAGAGAAGTTATAGAATTGCCATTGAAGAACcctgaaatttttcaaagagtcGGTATCAAACCCCCAAAGGGTGTACTACTATACGGACCTCCTGGTACCGGTAAAACTTTATTGGCCAAGGCAGTTGCCGCTACCATTGGTGCcaacttcattttttcccctGCGTCTGGTATTGTAGATAAATATATTGGTGAGTCTGCCCGTATTATCAGAGAAATGTTTGCATACGCTAAGGAGCACGAGCCTTGTATCATTTTCATGGATGAGGTAGATGCCATTGGTGGCCGTAGATTCAGTGAGGGTACTTCAGCCGATCGTGAGATTCAGCGTACATTAATGGAATTATTGACCCAGATGGACGGGTTTGATAACCTGGGACAGACCAAGATTATCATGGCTACAAACAGACCAGATACTTTAGATCCCGCTCTATTGAGGCCCGGTAGATTAGATAGAAAAGTAGAAATTCCGCTACCAAATGAAGCCGGTAGattggaaattttcaaaatccatACTGAAAAAGTCAAGAAAACTGGTGAGTTTGATTTCGAGGCTGCTGTGAAGATGAGTGATGGTTTCAACGGTGCTGATATTCGTAATTGTGCTACTGAGGCTGGGTTCTTTGCCATAAGAGAGGACCGCGATCACATCACCTCTGACGATTTAATGAAAGCTGTAAGAAAAGTAGCTGAAGTTAAGAAATTGGAAGGTACTAtagaatatcaaaaactatga
- the GPN2 gene encoding GTPase GPN2 (similar to Saccharomyces cerevisiae YOR262W; ancestral locus Anc_8.712), whose product MPFAQIVIGPPGSGKSTYCNGCSQFFNAIGRHSQVVNMDPANDALPYPCAVDIRDFITLEEVMQEQQLGPNGGLMYAVESLDNSIDLFILQIKSLVEEEKAYLVFDCPGQVELFTHHSSLFSIFKKMEKELDMRFCVVNLIDCFYMTSPSQYVSILLLALRSMLMMDLPHINVFSKIDMLKSYGELPFRLDYYTEVQELDHLEPYIEKEGSSVLGKKYSKLTETIKELVSDFNLVSFEVLSVDDKESMINLQGVIDKANGYIFGASEVGGDTVWAEASREGALLENYDIQDRWIDNKETYDKEEQEKRASLLKEQELQNKTVDVKEEDEWENALKEWEEKQDTEFVR is encoded by the coding sequence ATGCCATTTGCTCAAATTGTTATCGGCCCACCAGGCTCGGGAAAGTCAACGTATTGTAACGGGTGTTCGCAGTTCTTCAACGCCATTGGAAGACATTCTCAAGTGGTGAATATGGATCCCGCTAATGATGCTTTGCCTTATCCGTGTGCTGTAGATATTAGAGATTTTATAACTTTGGAAGAGGTTATGCAGGAGCAACAGTTGGGTCCTAATGGTGGTTTAATGTATGCCGTTGAATCCCTAGATAACTCCATTGATCTATTCATATTACAGATCAAGTCACTtgtagaagaagaaaaggccTACCTTGTGTTTGACTGTCCTGGACAAGTTGAGCTATTCACGCACCATTCATCTTTATTTAgcattttcaagaaaatggagaaaGAATTGGATATGAGATTCTGTGTCGTAAACTTGATTGATTGCTTTTATATGACATCTCCTTCTCAGTATGTTTCAATTTTGCTACTGGCATTAAGGTCCATGCTAATGATGGATTTGCCTCACATAAAcgttttttccaaaatagaTATGTTAAAATCATATGGGGAATTACCCTTCAGATTGGATTATTATACAGAGGTCCAGGAGCTAGATCATTTGGAGCCatatattgaaaaggaaggcTCTAGCGTTctaggaaaaaaatatagtAAGTTGACTGAAACGATCAAAGAATTAGTCTCCGATTTTAACTTAGTTTCTTTTGAGGTTCTGTCCGTGGATGACAAAGAAAGTATGATAAATCTCCAGGGTGTTATTGATAAAGCGAATGGCTACATATTCGGAGCATCCGAAGTTGGAGGTGATACAGTGTGGGCCGAAGCTTCGAGAGAAGGTGCATTGTTAGAAAACTACGACATACAGGATAGGTGGATagataataaagaaacgtatgataaagaagaacaagagaaGCGTGCATCGCTGttaaaagaacaagaactGCAGAATAAAACGGTTGAtgtgaaagaagaagatgaatgGGAAAATGCATTAAAGGAGTGggaagaaaagcaagatACGGAGTTTGTCAGATAG
- the OSW1 gene encoding Osw1p (similar to Saccharomyces cerevisiae OSW1 (YOR255W); ancestral locus Anc_8.700), translated as MRAPPSPRKSRSGLFLYLYFRLRQCFSCQKLKRRWHIHKLHVHQYGTRYNLSPLSGIHIEDMINEPSGLCPRSAKRKPLLIARFSKGCQESPRVYVLQRNSLSRLKLSKRKYALRFYCNDFFGKDLRKKDEYIEESHQHCAETVRKIKKVTAKHADVKIIFHDKNTIRSYKLGDNDNRRRTQPEIIEEEDSASVYINFGDNHSLRVNDYHTLHRHSKKFPSQRQNNVIVEKGKLLEKLFEGQPLKEKNNTKENTETIVIHGFQNSRIVSFSHVT; from the coding sequence ATGAGGGCACCACCGTCACCAAGAAAATCCAGATCTggtctttttctttacctGTATTTTCGACTGCGTCAATGTTTTAGCTGTcagaaattgaagagaagGTGGCATATTCACAAATTGCACGTTCATCAGTACGGTACTCGCTATAACTTAAGTCCTCTTTCAGGAATACATATTGAGGATATGATAAACGAGCCCTCTGGCTTGTGTCCAAGGAGCGCCAAAAGGAAGCCACTCTTAATAGCAAGGTTTTCAAAGGGCTGCCAAGAATCACCAAGGGTGTATGTACTACAAAGGAATAGCTTGTCTCGTTTAAAGTtgagcaaaagaaaatatgctCTGCGATTCTACTgcaatgatttttttggcaaggacttaagaaaaaaggacGAATATATAGAGGAGAGCCATCAGCACTGTGCAGAAACTGttagaaaaatcaaaaaagttaCAGCAAAACATGCTGAtgtgaaaataatatttcaTGACAAGAATACTATAAGAAGTTACAAATTGGGAGATAATGATAACAGGAGAAGAACTCAGCCAGAAataattgaagaagaagattctgCTTCAGTGTACATCAATTTTGGTGATAATCATTCCCTTAGAGTAAACGATTACCATACTTTGCATAGGCATTctaaaaaatttccttcCCAACGACAAAATAATGTCATAGTTGAGAAAGGTAAGTTGCTTGAGAAGCTTTTCGAAGGGCAACCTTTaaaggagaaaaataatacaaaagaaaatacagaGACGATTGTGATACACggatttcaaaattctcgtattgtttccttttcccATGTTACTTAA
- the HNT3 gene encoding DNA 5'-adenosine monophosphate hydrolase (similar to Saccharomyces cerevisiae HNT3 (YOR258W); ancestral locus Anc_8.707): MSWRYALKHYVTNPETMDDGTVIYFDDKVSIIKDSFPKSECHLLILPRSTQLSRGHPTKVIDSKFKNEFGPYVHSATNYIFRHMRDKFRVKKSVHDNDPNWDGDILEDKDKFVRKFVQIGIHSVPSMANLHIHILSRDFHSVKLKNKKHYNSFNSAFFIDWDDLPLGKKSLGSDKDIETKYLKNHDLVCCYCHENFSNKFTSLKKHLELEFNDHFELK, from the coding sequence ATGTCGTGGAGATATGCATTGAAGCATTACGTCACCAATCCAGAAACCATGGATGATGGTACGGTCATTTACTTTGACGACAAAGTCTCCATCATCAAGGACTCGTTTCCTAAATCAGAGTGTCATTTATTGATCTTACCACGATCTACACAGTTGAGTAGGGGTCATCCCACCAAGGTAATTGATtccaaattcaagaacGAATTCGGGCCATACGTTCATTCTGCAACTAACTATATTTTCAGACATATGCGGGACAAGTTCAGAGTGAAGAAAAGTGTTCATGACAATGACCCAAACTGGGACGGTGATATTCTAGAGGACAAAGACAAATTTGTAAGAAAATTCGTACAAATTGGGATACACAGTGTGCCTTCAATGGCCAATTTacatatacacatattATCCAGAGATTTCCATTCggtaaaattgaagaacaaaaaacactataattcattcaattctgcatttttcattgattgGGATGATTTACCACTAGGAAAAAAATCGTTGGGAAGTGATAAGGACATTGAAACaaagtatttgaaaaatcatgATTTGGTTTGCTGCTATTGTCACGAAAATTTTAGTAATAAATTTACgtcattgaaaaaacatttaGAATTGGAGTTCAATGACCATTTTGAGCTCAAATAA
- the GCD1 gene encoding translation initiation factor eIF2B subunit gamma (similar to Saccharomyces cerevisiae GCD1 (YOR260W); ancestral locus Anc_8.709), producing MPIQAFIFCGKGSSLAPFTQPDFPFQTQNKDSTTATNGDKLNEFSSSALDSSVINEFMQHSTRLPKALLPIGNRPMIEYVLDWCDQADFKEINVIAPVDEIELIERGLASFLSLREQQFELIYKALSNSNHSHHLQDPKKINFIPSKANSTGESLQKELLPRINSDFVLLPCDFVTDIPPQVLIDQFRNRDDNNLAMTIYYKNSLDSSIDKKQQQKQKQQQFFTVYSENDDSEKQPILLDVYSQRDVTKTKYLQIRSHLVWNYPNLTISTKLLNSFIYFCSFEICQLLKLGSQSMSRQASFKDPFTGNQQQYNPPMADDDEDSNHDDDDGYKPPITSIQPTYFKKKNDLILDPINCNKSLSKVFRDLSRRSWKHSKLREPIGIFILPEETSFIRANNLNAYMDANRFVLKIKSQAMFTKNIQIQSAAIGADAIVDPKCQISAHSNVKMSVVGSHANIGSRCRIAGSLLFPGVQLGDEVILENCIVGPMAKIGSKCKVVNCYIEGHYAVEPKNNFKGETLANVYLNGDEDDELIYDDSVIAGDSETAEETDSDERSDEGSDDSDEYEYEDDGLFER from the coding sequence ATGCCCATCCaagcttttattttctgtgGTAAGGGTTCTAGTTTGGCCCCTTTTACACAGCCAGATTTCCCGTTTCAAACGCAAAACAAGGACAGCACAACTGCCACGAACGGTGACAAGCTCAATGAGTTTTCTAGTAGCGCGCTAGATTCAAGTGTAATCAATGAGTTCATGCAACATTCTACACGCTTGCCCAAGGCTCTTTTGCCCATAGGCAACAGACCCATGATCGAATACGTCTTGGATTGGTGTGACCAAGCGGATTTCAAAGAGATCAATGTGATCGCACCCGTCGACGAGATCGAACTGATTGAACGTGGATTGGCTTCGTTTCTGTCCCTAAGAGAACAACAATTCGAATTGATCTATAAGGCTCTATCGAATTCTAACCACAGTCACCACTTGCAAGATcctaaaaaaattaatttCATCCCTTCTAAGGCAAATTCTACAGGTGAATCCTTGCAAAAGGAGCTACTACCCAGAATCAATAGTGACTTCGTACTCTTGCCCTGTGACTTCGTCACTGATATACCTCCACAAGTCTTGATCGATCAGTTCAGGAATAGGGATGATAATAATCTAGCAATGACTATCTACTATAAGAACTCTTTGGATAGTAGCATCGATAAAAAGCAACAGCAGAAGCAAAAGCAACAGCAATTTTTCACAGTATATTCAGAAAACGACGACTCGGAGAAACAGCCAATACTATTGGACGTTTACTCTCAAAGAGACGTCACGAAGACTAAATATCTACAGATCAGATCACATTTAGTATGGAATTACCCTAATCTAACTATTTCTACTAAATTACTGAATTCATTTATTTACTTCtgctcttttgaaatttgtcaGTTGCTAAAATTAGGATCTCAATCAATGTCAAGACAAGCTTCattcaaagatccatttACTGGAAATCAACAGCAATACAACCCTCCTATGgctgatgatgatgaagacagTAATcatgatgacgacgacgGTTATAAACCTCCAATCACATCCATTCAGCCCACgtatttcaagaaaaagaatgacCTCATCTTGGACCCAATAAACTGCAATAAGTCATTAAGTAAAGTCTTTAGAGATTTATCTCGCCGTTCATGGAAACATTCTAAACTAAGAGAACCAATAGGTATCTTCATTCTACCAGAAGAAACCTCGTTCATCAGAGCCAATAACTTGAACGCATACATGGATGCTAACAGATTCGTACTAAAGATAAAATCTCAGGCGATGTTTACTAAAAATATACAAATTCAATCCGCCGCCATTGGTGCTGATGCCATCGTTGACCCCAAATGTCAGATTTCCGCCCATAGTAATGTCAAAATGTCTGTTGTCGGTAGTCACGCCAATATAGGTTCTAGATGTCGTATTGCAGGGTCTCTCCTGTTCCCGGGTGTTCAATTAGGTGATGAAGTGATTTTGGAGAATTGTATTGTCGGACCAATGGCCAAAATTGGTTCTAAGTGTAAAGTCGTCAATTGTTATATTGAAGGTCATTACGCGGTAGAGCCTAAAAATAACTTCAAAGGCGAAACGTTGGCCAACGTTTATTTGAATGGTGATGAGGACGACGAATTGATATATGATGACAGTGTTATCGCTGGTGACAGTGAAACTGCGGAAGAAACTGATAGCGATGAAAGAAGTGATGAAGGTTCCGATGATAGCGATGAATATGAATATGAGGATGATGGATTGTTTGAACGTTAA
- the TRE2 gene encoding putative zinc metalloprotease (similar to Saccharomyces cerevisiae TRE2 (YOR256C) and TRE1 (YPL176C); ancestral locus Anc_8.702), with protein sequence MSSNYQPLANTDLGHENATPAASSSHTLLMNQHSNDSPVNFDNGTDTNITPPPEPPSYEFDIEDPHSDLHKISHLQRVSIGFQEKILEPLMENIIHPFFQILRFIQDKADYYLSKIGNPFILRRFFYIILMSFVAYYVLSSGYLLNEKASGSRGMFFQHDILFQYAKKSVDLAKFERDLEYISSMPHASGTKGDAAIARYIQDSFNNNGLKLVKEMEYPVYSNYPGNVSISYYDNKNEKHDLKLSTENFNPLSSNGELSRVSLIYGGKGTTKDLQNLKDSNTIEDGKDYVLLLKYDKIVSQQVLIAEKFGAKAIIFISEPYGKNIDVVQPKPVGLPQYSTGDALSPSWLSSVEDQKNAKYWRLAHIPTVPISSRQGQELLSHLFSGDRTVDGDKNYDNNNENVADVLVDLLLQTNVRERHSVSDIVGKIEGREQSDKAIIIAASRNSINFGTSYPDFGTSALLSILQLFQELKYKFDWKPLRNIYFISFGGSELNYAGSSGLIQQRLMPLKDEIYSLIDISQLGIPLDNDDENGKTRGKLNIETHPLLKKFFKSKDGHPNFDVSVESVRHYGDWTPFLANGIPVSVISSDSARNRFPPIETSEDTFEHFRDTLEDERNQQAVSDLLIFLLHISTKLVDDPLLPFDIVNYVEDIDERLQKLEQEYSGKLNFISVINGLLFWKKIGNEWASWTQGWENIVWSHGDGIEPSLLSIHRWTWNKKLTNIGRRTCSPAGLPNRTFYKNVLFGPTLMQEGSSNNDEGVDFWTFPGVKDAIYDNDWNRAQEQVDLVGNILHQSAALFVEETNDIGYK encoded by the coding sequence ATGAGCAGCAATTATCAACCACTGGCAAATACAGACCTTGGTCATGAAAACGCTACACCTGCTGCATCTTCGTCGCATACCCTGTTGATGAATCAACATTCTAATGATTCCCCTGTCAATTTTGACAACGGTACAGATACTAATATAACGCCCCCGCCCGAACCACCTTCATATGAATTTGATATAGAGGATCCTCATAGCGATCTTCACAAAATATCACATTTACAGAGGGTATCCATCGGATTTCAGGAGAAAATCCTGGAACCTTTAATGGAGAACATTATtcatccattttttcagattttaAGGTTTATTCAAGATAAGGCAGACTATTACCTAAGTAAAATTGGAAATCCCTTCATACTTCGAAGATTCTTTTACATTATTTTAATGTCATTTGTTGCATACTATGTCCTATCGAGTGGTTACTTGCTCAACGAAAAGGCGTCGGGATCAAGAGgaatgttttttcaacacGATATACTTTTCCAATATGCCAAGAAATCTGTGGATTTGGCTAAATTTGAGAGAGATTTGGAATACATCAGTAGCATGCCCCATGCATCCGGCACGAAGGGTGATGCGGCGATTGCTCGGTATATTCAGGACTCCTTTAACAATAACGGGTTAAAATTGGTTAAGGAGATGGAATACCCGGTTTATTCTAATTATCCAGGTAATGTATCGATTTCGTATTATGataacaaaaatgaaaaacatgATTTGAAACTCTCCACAGAAAACTTTAATCCATTGAGCTCCAATGGTGAACTGTCCAGAGTGAGCTTAATTTATGGAGGCAAGGGCACCACAAAAGATTTACAAAATCTAAAAGACTCAAATACGATAGAAGATGGGAAAGACTATGTGCTTTTATTGAAATATGATAAAATAGTAAGTCAACAAGTACTAATAGCCGAGAAATTTGGCGCTAAAGCTATAATATTCATATCTGAACCATATGGTAAAAATATAGACGTCGTTCAACCCAAACCTGTAGGCTTACCACAGTATTCGACTGGTGATGCACTTTCGCCAAGTTGGCTCAGCTCTGTTGAAGACCAAAAAAACGCCAAATACTGGCGTTTAGCTCATATCCCCACCGTCCCAATATCCAGTAGACAGGGTCAAGAGCTATTATCCCATTTATTTTCAGGTGATAGAACAGTTGATGGTGATAAAAACTATGACAACAATAATGAGAACGTGGCTGATGTCTTAGTCGATTTGCTATTGCAAACTAATGTCAGAGAAAGGCATTCAGTCTCTGACATTGTTGGTAAGATTGAAGGTAGGGAGCAGTCAGATAAAGCGATTATAATTGCTGCATCGAGAAACTCTATTAACTTTGGAACTAGTTATCCCGACTTCGGTACATCTGCATTATTATCCATATTACAGTTATTTCAAGAGCTAAAATATAAGTTTGATTGGAAACCATTGAGAAACATTTACTTTATTTCATTTGGTGGTTCTGAGCTCAATTATGCTGGGTCTTCTGGGCTCATTCAGCAAAGACTTATGCCATTAAAGGACGAAATCTATTCCTTGATTGATATCAGTCAATTAGGGATACCGTTGGATAACGATGATGAGAACGGAAAAACAAGAGGAAAGCTAAATATTGAGACACATCCTTTATTAaagaagtttttcaaaagtaaGGACGGACATCCAAACTTTGATGTATCTGTGGAAAGTGTTAGACATTATGGTGATTGGACTCCATTTCTGGCAAATGGTATTCCTGTGTCTGTGATATCCTCTGATTCAGCGAGAAACCGCTTTCCTCCAATTGAAACTTCTGAAGATACGTTTGAACACTTTAGAGATACTTTGGAAGATGAACGAAACCAACAGGCTGTAAGCGATTTGTtaatatttcttttgcatATTTCCACAAAATTGGTTGATGACCCATTATTACCTTTCGATATAGTAAATTATGTTGAAGACATTGATGAACGATTACAAAAGTTAGAGCAAGAATATTCTGGGAAATTGAACTTTATATCAGTTATTAATGGTTTgttattttggaaaaaaatcgGTAACGAATGGGCGTCGTGGACTCAAGGTTGGGAAAATATTGTATGGTCACACGGAGATGGTATAGAACCCTCGCTACTTTCAATTCACAGATGGACatggaacaagaaattgaccAATATTGGTAGAAGAACGTGCTCTCCAGCGGGTCTTCCGAATAGAacattttacaaaaacGTTTTATTTGGACCCACACTGATGCAGGAAGGAAGTTCTAATAATGATGAGGGTGTGGACTTTTGGACTTTTCCTGGGGTAAAGGATGCGATTTATGATAACGATTGGAACAGAGCACAAGAACAGGTTGATCTCGTCGGTAATATACTTCATCAGTCAGCTGCATTATTTGTCGAGGAGACTAATGACATCGGTTATAAATAA
- the CDC31 gene encoding centrin (similar to Saccharomyces cerevisiae CDC31 (YOR257W); ancestral locus Anc_8.705), translating into MSKNRSSLQSGPLNHELLEEQKQEIYEAFSLFDMNNDGFLDYHELKVAMKALGFELPKREILDLIDEYDSEGRHLMKYDDFYIVMGEKILKRDPLDEIKRAFQLFDDDHTGKISIKNLRRVAKELGETLTDEELRAMIEEFDLDGDGEINENEFIAICTDS; encoded by the coding sequence ATGAGTAAGAACAGATCATCGCTACAGTCTGGTCCGCTGAATCATGAGCTATTAGAGGagcaaaagcaagaaatatATGAGGCCTTTTCATTGTTTGATATGAACAATGATGGATTTCTTGACTATCATGAATTGAAAGTTGCCATGAAGGCCTTGGGATTTGAGTTACCCAAGAGGGAGATACTTGACTTGATAGATGAATATGACAGTGAAGGACGGcatttgatgaaatatGATGATTTTTATATTGTGATGGGggagaaaatattgaaaagagatcCCTTAGATGAAATAAAGAGAGCATTCCAATTGTTCGATGATGATCATACAGGAAAGATAAGCATCAAGAACTTAAGGCGAGTGGCTAAAGAGTTGGGGGAGACGTTGACAGATGAAGAGTTAAGGGCGATGATCGAAGAGTTTGATCTAGATGGTGATGGCGAGATCAATGAAAACGAATTCATAGCTATTTGCACCGATAGTTAA